From Pseudomonadales bacterium, the proteins below share one genomic window:
- a CDS encoding Na+/H+ antiporter NhaA, producing the protein IIAALYTVDLSVTSFAVAGASIVVLIAMNMLKVARPGAYMLVGIVLWVSVLKSGVHATLAGVILALTIPLQSVDNKGRKFSMSEDFEHFLHVWVAALILPLFAFVNAGVNLKGIDLSQMLSPVPLGIALGLFIGKQLGVFAFCFVAIKSGLAKLPKGTTWLQLYGVSILTGIGFTMSLFIDSLAFTGAESRLFASTDKLAILIGSLLSGVMGFLILKFAPAAKTSADDAD; encoded by the coding sequence ATCATCGCGGCACTGTATACGGTTGATCTTTCGGTCACCTCATTTGCGGTAGCCGGGGCCAGTATTGTGGTGCTGATTGCCATGAATATGCTGAAAGTTGCTCGGCCCGGTGCCTATATGCTGGTAGGTATTGTGCTCTGGGTTAGCGTGCTAAAGTCTGGCGTGCATGCAACATTGGCCGGCGTGATTTTAGCGCTAACCATTCCGCTGCAGTCAGTCGATAATAAAGGCCGCAAATTTTCTATGTCGGAGGACTTTGAGCACTTCTTGCACGTCTGGGTGGCGGCGCTAATCTTACCGTTATTTGCCTTTGTCAATGCTGGCGTCAACCTCAAGGGCATCGACCTATCACAAATGCTCAGCCCCGTGCCGTTAGGCATTGCACTGGGTCTCTTTATCGGCAAGCAGCTGGGTGTGTTTGCTTTTTGTTTTGTGGCGATCAAAAGCGGTCTCGCCAAACTGCCCAAAGGCACGACCTGGCTGCAGTTATATGGCGTGAGTATTCTAACCGGCATTGGTTTCACCATGAGCCTGTTTATTGATTCGCTGGCGTTTACTGGCGCCGAAAGCCGCTTGTTTGCCAGCACCGACAAACTGGCGATTTTAATTGGTTCTCTGCTGTCAGGGGTGATGGGCTTTTTAATCTTAAAATTTGCCCCCGCCGCCAAAACCAGCGCTGACGATGCCGATTAA
- a CDS encoding CoA-binding protein, whose protein sequence is MPINTLIIGASAKPHRYAYKALEALTAAQHRCSLLANRSGEILGIPVFTAFSELQSPIDTVTLYLNATRLEPMLEAIIALKPRRVIFNPGTESTSAQACLQAQGIDCIEDCTLIMLRENRY, encoded by the coding sequence ATGCCGATTAACACCCTGATTATTGGCGCCTCTGCCAAGCCACATCGCTATGCCTATAAGGCTTTAGAGGCGTTGACGGCGGCACAGCACCGCTGCAGCTTACTGGCCAACCGCAGCGGTGAAATTCTTGGCATTCCTGTGTTTACTGCATTTTCTGAGCTCCAATCGCCGATTGACACCGTAACCTTGTACCTCAATGCAACCCGCCTAGAGCCAATGCTCGAGGCAATTATTGCGCTCAAGCCGCGCCGGGTTATTTTTAACCCCGGCACCGAATCCACTTCAGCACAAGCATGCTTGCAGGCACAGGGCATTGACTGTATTGAGGATTGTACTTTAATCATGTTACGAGAAAATCGTTACTAA
- a CDS encoding peroxiredoxin, translated as MISVQQTLPAVTLKTIGDNGPTDISTEAIFSGKKVVLFAVPGAFTPTCSAAHLPGFVVHYDEIIAKGVDTVACLSVNDAFVMQAWRDSQNAEHILMLADGNATFSTAIGLELDATGFGMGTRCKRFAMIVDNGVVSHLAVDEAGFEKTSAEAILEAL; from the coding sequence ATGATCAGCGTTCAGCAAACCCTTCCTGCGGTCACCCTCAAAACCATTGGCGACAATGGCCCAACAGACATCAGCACCGAGGCGATTTTTAGCGGCAAGAAAGTCGTTCTATTTGCGGTGCCGGGCGCCTTCACCCCGACCTGCTCGGCCGCGCATTTGCCAGGCTTTGTGGTACATTACGACGAGATCATTGCCAAGGGCGTCGACACCGTTGCCTGTCTGTCTGTCAATGACGCTTTTGTGATGCAAGCCTGGCGCGATAGTCAGAATGCCGAGCATATTTTAATGCTGGCCGACGGCAATGCGACGTTTAGCACCGCCATAGGTCTGGAATTAGACGCCACTGGTTTCGGCATGGGTACACGCTGTAAACGTTTTGCTATGATTGTCGACAACGGCGTTGTCAGCCATCTTGCGGTAGACGAAGCAGGCTTTGAAAAAACTTCTGCCGAAGCGATTCTTGAAGCGCTTTAA
- a CDS encoding AMP-binding protein, translated as MAHHILMQHFLARAAEHPNKPYLHQPINRELDIYTWKDVDQQARAIAGALAAEFEPGDKIALLSKNCAEWIILDIAIMMAGMISVPVYHTASKQTIEYVLSHSEAKALFIGKLDGKDEILAADKSAVVTVAMPYDNISCDKEWQQYVAHAPIEAIAELGDHDLMTLSYTSGTTGSPKGVMLSANNLVSTAVSLSNKLNMNEQDRIMSYLPLAHIMERYLIEVGSMVAGTSIYFVESLDSFIEDVQVGRPTLFISVPRLWSKFQSQVLLKMPQKKLDLLLKIPLLKNIVKNKIKTALGLNHARVFASGSAPIAKDMLEWYYSIGIPISEGWGLTESSAGSTVNVPFDYKALGTVGRALDSCEVKIDPSGEVLLRGDSVFENYYKNPEATAASFVDGWFRTGDLGSLDAHGNLSIVGRVKEQFKSERGKYVSPVPIESLLMQNHDIESCMVYGSGRAQPIAVVSMAEGSRDESAELTAGLVATLDSVNQQLEHHERLDHLIVVKDQWTPENGLLTPTLKLKRPPIEEKYANYISDTLAAKVVWES; from the coding sequence ATGGCCCACCATATTCTTATGCAACACTTTTTAGCGCGTGCCGCCGAGCACCCTAATAAACCGTATTTGCATCAACCCATTAACCGTGAACTCGACATTTACACATGGAAAGATGTAGATCAACAAGCCAGAGCAATTGCTGGCGCACTTGCAGCAGAATTTGAACCGGGCGATAAGATCGCACTGCTGTCGAAAAACTGTGCCGAATGGATCATTCTTGATATCGCCATCATGATGGCTGGCATGATTAGCGTGCCGGTATACCACACTGCCAGCAAGCAGACGATTGAGTATGTGCTCAGCCATTCTGAGGCCAAGGCGCTGTTTATCGGCAAGCTGGATGGCAAAGATGAAATTCTCGCGGCCGATAAGTCGGCTGTCGTCACCGTTGCCATGCCTTATGACAATATCAGCTGTGACAAAGAGTGGCAGCAGTATGTTGCGCATGCGCCAATCGAGGCGATCGCTGAACTGGGTGATCATGACTTAATGACGCTGTCTTATACTTCGGGCACGACCGGCTCACCAAAAGGTGTGATGCTATCGGCGAATAACCTAGTGTCAACCGCGGTGTCCTTGTCGAATAAGCTGAATATGAATGAGCAAGACAGAATTATGTCGTATCTGCCGCTGGCACATATTATGGAGCGTTACCTGATTGAGGTTGGCTCGATGGTGGCCGGTACCTCTATTTATTTTGTCGAATCTTTAGATAGCTTTATTGAAGATGTGCAGGTTGGTCGCCCGACCTTGTTTATCTCGGTGCCGCGACTGTGGAGTAAATTCCAGTCGCAAGTGTTATTAAAAATGCCGCAGAAAAAGCTCGACCTGCTGCTGAAGATTCCACTGCTTAAAAATATTGTAAAAAACAAAATCAAAACCGCACTGGGCTTAAACCACGCGCGCGTGTTTGCCTCGGGCTCGGCACCGATCGCCAAGGATATGTTGGAATGGTACTACAGCATTGGTATTCCAATTTCTGAAGGCTGGGGCTTAACCGAAAGCTCAGCCGGTTCCACCGTTAATGTGCCGTTTGATTATAAAGCGCTGGGCACGGTTGGCCGTGCACTTGACAGCTGTGAGGTAAAAATCGACCCCTCTGGCGAAGTTTTATTGCGTGGCGACTCGGTATTTGAGAACTACTATAAAAATCCTGAGGCGACTGCCGCCTCTTTTGTCGATGGCTGGTTTCGCACTGGCGATCTCGGCAGCTTAGATGCACATGGCAATTTGTCGATTGTGGGCCGGGTAAAAGAGCAGTTTAAATCTGAGCGCGGCAAATATGTATCGCCGGTGCCGATTGAAAGTCTATTAATGCAAAACCACGATATTGAATCCTGCATGGTGTATGGCTCGGGTCGTGCACAGCCGATTGCGGTCGTGTCGATGGCGGAAGGCTCGCGTGATGAAAGCGCAGAACTGACCGCGGGCTTAGTTGCCACCTTGGATAGCGTGAACCAGCAGCTCGAACACCACGAGCGGCTGGACCATTTAATCGTCGTGAAAGACCAGTGGACGCCAGAAAACGGTTTGCTAACGCCGACCTTGAAGCTCAAACGCCCACCGATTGAAGAGAAATATGCTAACTACATCAGTGACACGCTAGCCGCTAAAGTGGTTTGGGAAAGCTAG
- a CDS encoding Fe(3+) ABC transporter substrate-binding protein — MARYLSALLLLTLSAASFASSPSSTSTQEVNVYSARKEALIKPLLDRFSEETGISVNLLTGKADALLVRLQNEGRLSPADLLITTDAGRLYRAKDAGLLQPVQSSVLSEHIPANLRDKDNLWFGLSTRARPIMYSVERVKSSELNRYEDLAGPAFKGRICIRSSSNIYNQSLIASMLAADGAEQTKAFIKGLVANLAKPPKGGDRDQIKAVASGQCDIAIANTYYLAGMLNSQDPQQVAAAEQLKVFWPNQNDRGTHINVSGAAVLKAAKHRANAVKLIEFLVSADAQAWYAEANHEYPVRAGVAWSPLLESWGSFRADELNLSVLGERNAEAVKLMDQAGWR; from the coding sequence ATGGCCAGATACCTTAGCGCCCTTCTGCTGCTCACGTTGTCAGCAGCAAGCTTTGCCTCTTCCCCCTCCTCAACCTCGACACAAGAAGTGAATGTATACTCCGCGCGTAAAGAGGCCTTGATAAAGCCGCTGCTAGATCGCTTCAGTGAGGAAACCGGCATTAGCGTCAATTTACTCACGGGTAAGGCCGATGCGCTGCTGGTGCGTTTGCAAAATGAGGGCCGCTTAAGCCCGGCTGACCTGCTCATTACCACCGATGCTGGACGGCTATACCGCGCTAAAGACGCAGGGCTTTTACAGCCGGTTCAGTCATCGGTTTTAAGCGAGCATATTCCTGCCAACCTTCGTGATAAAGACAATCTTTGGTTTGGCTTATCTACGCGCGCGCGACCAATCATGTACAGTGTTGAGCGGGTTAAGTCCTCAGAACTGAATCGCTATGAAGATTTAGCGGGGCCTGCATTTAAAGGCCGAATTTGCATTCGCTCATCCTCAAATATTTATAATCAGTCGCTGATTGCCTCGATGCTCGCTGCAGACGGTGCGGAACAGACGAAAGCCTTTATCAAAGGTTTAGTGGCTAACTTAGCCAAGCCACCTAAAGGTGGCGACCGCGACCAAATTAAAGCGGTGGCCAGCGGTCAATGTGATATTGCCATTGCTAACACCTATTACTTAGCCGGCATGTTGAACAGCCAAGACCCTCAGCAAGTGGCTGCCGCTGAGCAGCTTAAAGTTTTTTGGCCCAATCAAAACGACCGTGGCACGCATATTAACGTCTCTGGGGCCGCGGTCTTAAAAGCCGCCAAACATCGCGCCAATGCCGTTAAGCTGATTGAGTTTTTAGTCTCTGCCGATGCCCAAGCATGGTATGCCGAAGCTAACCATGAGTACCCGGTGCGAGCTGGCGTGGCCTGGAGCCCGCTGTTGGAATCTTGGGGCAGCTTTCGTGCTGATGAGCTGAATTTATCAGTCTTGGGAGAGCGCAATGCCGAAGCCGTTAAACTAATGGATCAAGCCGGCTGGCGCTAA